TCCCAACACTGTCCAGGGTGTCGTAAAATTCGGCGGACCCGTTGTATCAAGCCCTTCTGGAACGGATGAAGGAACAGGGGGAGCCATCAGCAAATCATAAGGTTGAAAGGCTTTCCAGGTTTCTGCTTTCATCTCTTCTAATGACCGACGTGCTTTTTCATAGTTTTCTTTCGTCATTGCCATGCCACTTTCAACCAATTCCACAAAATGATCACCGATGTTAGTTTTGTTGGTTTGAACTGTCGATCCATGATATGCTGCCGCTTCATAAGCAACTGCTTGTCTGTGTAGAGAAATAAAATCATCAAACGGATGAGGAGGTTTAACCCGTTCTACAGCATGTCCTGCTTCTTCCAATAATTTGTCAACTTGCTCAACCACTTTAATTGCATGTGGTGAACCCTCTCTTTGATAAAGAGGGTCTTCTACAATCCCTATCTTTAGAGCTTGTACAGAAGGATGAGACAGATCCCGATTTTCTCGATGATCTTGTTGATGAAAGACATCATAGGCTAAGCTCACGTCATCCCAAGTCCGGCCAAAAAAACCAAGTGAATCAAAAGTTGGAGCAAGAGGAAAAACCCCATCTGTTGGGAGGTTGCCCCAACCTTGCTCCCTACTTGTGTCTGTAAACCGGCCACATCAATATTATCCTTTACTCCAATTGGAATGCCGTGCAGAAGACTTCTGATCCTTCCTTGTCTCGCCTCTTTGGCAAGGAACTTGGCAGTCTCCAAGGTCCTTCTTCTGTCGATGAGTTTCCAGGCCTTGATTTTAGCCTCCATCCGGTCAATGTGTTCCAGATGTGCTTTGACAATCTCTACAGGAGAAAGTACACCTTTGGAAATGTGTTCTGCCATTTGGCGAACACTAAGCTGTGTGATTTTATCCATCTTGTACACCTCTCTCCTAAAATTCACCTTGTCATTCAACTTTAATGTTCCTATGATTTTTTTCAAATAAATGGGGAGATAATCTGACACTATTATCTCCCCCATACGAAGAGTTGCTTATTTTAAGATATGCTTTTTCTCTTTCAAAATCTTATCTAACCTGTTTAACGCCTCATCATGGTGTTCTTTAAGCACGGTTTGAGCCGCCGTACGTTTTCCTGATTGCAGCAGTTGCCAGATGACCCTATGATCATCCAATGATTCCTTGATGTTTTGAACCGTATAAAACGATAATTTTTGCAAAACAATCAGCGGTGAACCCAGACGGCGGTAAAGGATCTTAAAGACCTCACTCTTCGAAAGTACAATCAGTTGAAAATGAAATTGACTGTTGAGTGAGGTATAACGTTCATAACTTTCCTCTTCCAGCGTATTTTCCATCTCCTTTAAGATGCGTTCTATTTTTTTTCGGTCAGGTTCACTAATCGGGTACTGAATCCGGTCAATGGCCATCATTTCAAGCATCAGCCGGATTTCATATAAATCGCGGATATCCCGTTGCGTGTATTGTTTAACAAACGCACCTTTGCGAGGTTTGCGCTCAATCAGTCCATCTATAGCCAATAAGTACAGCGCCTCCCGGACGGGAGCCCGACTAGACCCAAACAATTCGGCATAACGGTCTTCAATGATTCGCTCCCCCTGCTCCAACTTGCCATTAAATATATCTGTCGCAATTTTCTCAGCTATTAAACGCGGCAAGGAGTTGTCAATCCCCTCCATTCGACCACCCCTGTCCAATTGTTCATTTAGATTTCACTGTCTGAACACTATACCAGTGATGGGTAAACACAATGTCATTCATTTCATACCGTATCTGTAAACCAAAGGCATCCTCTTCCATACCTTCCTCCATCATTTTTACGATGTCGTGTTGCTTATCACTACCTGTAACAGCCAGCCATTCAGCAAGAGTGCGATTTGTCTCCCATCTCTTAGTACTTATCAAGGAGAACCCAGTTGTGAGCAACAATTCCTCTATTTCCTGTTCTGTTAGAAACTTGACATGCGAGGGATCTCTTAATTGTTCTAACTGGTTATGACGTTTTTGTTTCTCAGGATCAGCATCGGCGATGATATCCGCCAGAATCAATCTTCCCGAAGGTTTCAAAACCCTTTTGATTTCCCATATCAAACGTTCCGGTTCCGTCATATGATGCAGGGTTAGCCGAGTAACGACACAATCGAACATCTCGCTTATAAACGGTGTCTGGCAAGCATCTCCTTGAACATATAACGGGGCTAGACCCTGCTTATCACCTTGCTCCTTTGCCTTCTCTAGCATTTGGAGTGTTAAATCTAACCCAACCACTTGTGAAGACCTTCGAGCAAGGGCACGAGTGATGAGACCAGTGCCACATCCGAGATCTAACACCCACTCACCTTCCTGAATCCCTGCCATGTCAACGATGGCTTCAATCTGCCGAACGTCCCCCAACACTGGACTATCTGGAAAAGAAGAGGCTTGCTTGCTAAACGATTGTTTTATCAATTCATGATTTATCTTGTTCACCTCCCGGCTTCAGCTATGCCCGTTATTACGTATCCTTTGAGATGTTCTGTTGCGATCCCAGCACTCGGTTTTCCAGTATTTTCTTCAAAACAGGGGCAAATAAGACCAGTATGGTTAACACCAAAATGGTACCACTGACAGGACGAGTGAAAAAGGCAAAGAAATTGCCACCTGTCATCATCAGACCTTGTCTTAATCCATTCTCAATAATGTCACCGAGCACCAATCCCAAGATGATCGAGGCGAGTGAGAATTTGTATTTTTTTAAGAAAAATCCCACCACTCCGCAAACAAACATGATCCACACGTCACCAAGCCGGTTGTTAATGGCGAAAGTCCCCACAACGGACAATATTAAAATGAGAACACCCAGGTATTCGTAGCGCACGTTTAAGATACGGATAATGTAGCGAATACTGAGAAGGACCAAAATGGCCATGAAGATATTGGCCAGGAACAACCCAATAAAAATGGAATAAGCAATGTCTGGATTGTATTGGAACAGCAAAGGGCCTGGACGCAGACCATGAATCAAAAACGCACTTAGAATGACAGCAGTCACAGCTCCTCCCGGGATTCCCAATGTTAATAATGGAATGAGCGCCCCGCCAACCGCAGCGTTGTTCGCTGCTTCTGGAGCAGCCACCCCCTCGATATTCCCTTTACCAAACGATTGTTTATCTTTGGAAGCCCTTAAGGCACTTCCATAACCTAGAAAAGAGGCGATCGTGGCTCCAGCACCGGGTAAAATGCCGATAATTGTTCCCAGCACACTGGAACGGGCAAGGGTCCATTTCACTTTGCTAATATCCCTCTTTTCCGGCAGGGCAAATCGTTTTTGATTGGTCTCTGTGAAATCATACTTCACATTAAAATAACGCTGATGAAAGCGGCTCAACACTTCAGAAACAGCAAACAAACCGATAATGACTGGGATAAAGTCCACCCCTGCTTGCAAAAAACTGATGTTAAATGTATACCGGCTGACCCCTGAGACCGTATCCAAACCGATGGTAGCGATAAATAAGCCGATCAAGACAGAGATAAACGCCTTAATTTGATTTTCTGAGTCTATGCTAGCCACCACAAACAGGGCCAACATACCCAAAGCAAAATATTCCGGAGCTCCAAATGAAAGGGCTACTTTAGCAGCCTGAGGAGCCAGCAAAGTAAGGACTACAGCACTGAATAAACCACCTACTAATGAGGCAAAGGCAGCCATCCCCAAGGCTCGAAAAGCTTCTCCCTTTTGCGTCAATGGATATCCATCCAATGTGGTCACCGCCGCAGGAGCATCACCGGGGGTATTGAAAAGAATGGCGCTAATCCCTCCTCCGTAAACGGAGGCCGCATATATGCCGACCATGACCAGAAAACCACTGATCGGGTCCATCGCATACGTAAAAGGGATGAGCAAACTGACTGCTGTCACCCCGGAGAGTCCCGGAACCATACCAAACATAATCCCTATGACAACTCCGAGCAAGATCATAAACAAATGCAGTGGTTCAAAGACAATTTGTAGGCCGAGCAGTAAATATTCCAGCACTGTTTTCCCTCCCTAGTACAAGAAAAAGCTGATTTCCCTTAACAAACCTGTTCCTCTGGGCAAAGGAATCTGTAAAAAATGACCAAAGACAAAAATAAGTGCTGCCGTAATAACTACTGTGGAGAGAAGATTTTTCCACCACGGGCGAACACCGACAAGCCAGCTAATAAACAACAAAAGCACAGGTGTCAAAAGAATAAACCCCAGCTGTGGGAGCAAAACAATATACACAAAAATCAGAGCGATCATGCTGACCAGCCGCACATCGGTAAGTTGACGGATATACGCCTGTTCCCCCTGCTCATCCCTGTCTTTTCTGAGACTCTCAACAATAGTTTTAACTAGTTGAACCAAGGTTAATATCACAATCCCCAACAACAAGAGCTTGGGCCAAAACTTGGGTCCTAACTGTTCACTCGCCACCCGTGCTGCTGATACCTTAATAATCTGATCTGTAAATAATAGGAGCAGCAAACTGACGATAAATAAGGACCCGGTTACCATGATTTCCCCATAACGATGAAAAATCAATTTCATGATTTCCGTCCCCTTCCTGTGTTGTTAAGACAAATATGGCATCCAGCCATTCCATAAATTATTTGTGGAATGGCTGGATTGGCTAACACTTTATTCTATATATCCTAAGTCTCTTAACATCTCCCGAACTATTTC
The Caldalkalibacillus uzonensis genome window above contains:
- a CDS encoding GntR family transcriptional regulator; the encoded protein is MEGIDNSLPRLIAEKIATDIFNGKLEQGERIIEDRYAELFGSSRAPVREALYLLAIDGLIERKPRKGAFVKQYTQRDIRDLYEIRLMLEMMAIDRIQYPISEPDRKKIERILKEMENTLEEESYERYTSLNSQFHFQLIVLSKSEVFKILYRRLGSPLIVLQKLSFYTVQNIKESLDDHRVIWQLLQSGKRTAAQTVLKEHHDEALNRLDKILKEKKHILK
- a CDS encoding class I SAM-dependent methyltransferase, which gives rise to MNKINHELIKQSFSKQASSFPDSPVLGDVRQIEAIVDMAGIQEGEWVLDLGCGTGLITRALARRSSQVVGLDLTLQMLEKAKEQGDKQGLAPLYVQGDACQTPFISEMFDCVVTRLTLHHMTEPERLIWEIKRVLKPSGRLILADIIADADPEKQKRHNQLEQLRDPSHVKFLTEQEIEELLLTTGFSLISTKRWETNRTLAEWLAVTGSDKQHDIVKMMEEGMEEDAFGLQIRYEMNDIVFTHHWYSVQTVKSK
- a CDS encoding tripartite tricarboxylate transporter TctB family protein, producing MKLIFHRYGEIMVTGSLFIVSLLLLLFTDQIIKVSAARVASEQLGPKFWPKLLLLGIVILTLVQLVKTIVESLRKDRDEQGEQAYIRQLTDVRLVSMIALIFVYIVLLPQLGFILLTPVLLLFISWLVGVRPWWKNLLSTVVITAALIFVFGHFLQIPLPRGTGLLREISFFLY
- a CDS encoding tripartite tricarboxylate transporter permease: MLEYLLLGLQIVFEPLHLFMILLGVVIGIMFGMVPGLSGVTAVSLLIPFTYAMDPISGFLVMVGIYAASVYGGGISAILFNTPGDAPAAVTTLDGYPLTQKGEAFRALGMAAFASLVGGLFSAVVLTLLAPQAAKVALSFGAPEYFALGMLALFVVASIDSENQIKAFISVLIGLFIATIGLDTVSGVSRYTFNISFLQAGVDFIPVIIGLFAVSEVLSRFHQRYFNVKYDFTETNQKRFALPEKRDISKVKWTLARSSVLGTIIGILPGAGATIASFLGYGSALRASKDKQSFGKGNIEGVAAPEAANNAAVGGALIPLLTLGIPGGAVTAVILSAFLIHGLRPGPLLFQYNPDIAYSIFIGLFLANIFMAILVLLSIRYIIRILNVRYEYLGVLILILSVVGTFAINNRLGDVWIMFVCGVVGFFLKKYKFSLASIILGLVLGDIIENGLRQGLMMTGGNFFAFFTRPVSGTILVLTILVLFAPVLKKILENRVLGSQQNISKDT
- a CDS encoding amidase family protein, with amino-acid sequence MGEIIVSDYLPIYLKKIIGTLKLNDKVNFRREVYKMDKITQLSVRQMAEHISKGVLSPVEIVKAHLEHIDRMEAKIKAWKLIDRRRTLETAKFLAKEARQGRIRSLLHGIPIGVKDNIDVAGLQTQVGSKVGATSQQMGFFLLLQLLIHLVFLAGLGMT